From Burkholderia pseudomultivorans, the proteins below share one genomic window:
- a CDS encoding NADH:flavin oxidoreductase/NADH oxidase: MSALFEPFKLKDVTLRNRIAVPPMCQYVAEDGVVNDWHHVHLAGIARGGAGLVIAEATAVSPEGRITPGCAGLWTDAQAAAFAPSVAAIKAAGAVPGIQLAHAGRKASANRPWEGDDHIAAGDPRGWQTIAPSAVPFGAHLPKVPHAMTRDDIARVQADFVAAAKRARDIGFEWLELHFAHGYLGQSFFSVHSNRRDDEYGGSAENRGRFLVETLAAVRKVWPEHLPLTARFGVIEYDGRDDETLAESIALTQRLKQEGLDMLSVSVGFSTPDAQIPWGPAFLAPVAERVRREAGLPVSSAWGIDTPQLADRVVAEQQLDLVMVGRAHLADPHWPYYAAKQLGVERPSWTLPAPYAHWLERYRVADKAA, translated from the coding sequence ATGTCTGCCCTGTTCGAACCGTTCAAACTCAAGGATGTCACGTTGCGCAACCGGATCGCCGTGCCGCCGATGTGCCAGTACGTCGCCGAAGACGGCGTCGTCAACGACTGGCATCACGTGCACCTGGCCGGCATCGCGCGCGGCGGTGCGGGCCTCGTGATCGCGGAGGCGACGGCCGTGTCGCCGGAAGGCCGCATCACGCCGGGTTGCGCGGGGCTGTGGACCGACGCGCAGGCGGCCGCGTTCGCGCCGTCGGTCGCGGCAATCAAGGCGGCCGGCGCGGTGCCCGGCATCCAGCTCGCGCATGCGGGCCGCAAGGCGAGTGCGAACCGTCCGTGGGAAGGCGACGACCATATCGCCGCAGGCGACCCGCGCGGCTGGCAGACCATCGCGCCGTCGGCCGTGCCGTTCGGCGCACATCTGCCGAAGGTGCCGCACGCGATGACGCGCGACGACATCGCACGCGTGCAGGCCGATTTCGTCGCGGCGGCGAAGCGCGCGCGCGACATCGGTTTCGAATGGCTCGAACTGCACTTCGCGCACGGCTATCTCGGCCAGAGCTTCTTCTCGGTGCACTCGAACCGGCGCGACGACGAATACGGCGGTTCCGCCGAGAATCGCGGCCGTTTCCTCGTCGAGACGCTGGCGGCCGTTCGCAAGGTCTGGCCCGAACATCTGCCGCTGACCGCGCGTTTCGGCGTGATCGAGTACGACGGCCGCGACGACGAGACGCTCGCCGAATCGATCGCGCTCACGCAGCGGCTGAAGCAGGAAGGGCTCGACATGCTGAGCGTGTCGGTCGGCTTCTCGACGCCCGATGCGCAGATTCCGTGGGGTCCCGCGTTCCTCGCGCCGGTCGCCGAGCGCGTGCGCCGCGAGGCCGGACTGCCGGTGTCGTCCGCATGGGGAATCGATACGCCGCAACTGGCCGACCGCGTCGTCGCGGAACAGCAGCTCGATCTCGTGATGGTCGGCCGCGCGCATCTGGCCGATCCGCACTGGCCGTACTACGCGGCGAAGCAGCTCGGCGTCGAGCGCCCGTCGTGGACGCTGCCCGCGCCGTATGCGCACTGGCTCGAACGCTATCGCGTCGCCGACAAGGCGGCCTGA
- a CDS encoding AI-2E family transporter: MRAHASPSHEDSAARPRAQRIARAVLYTALLLLALWVIRAFIPAIAWACVIAIAMWPLLKRFESHRLFRNRPTIVATVITVAISLLVVLPVALALTQAIAQAHDMRVWLRTIQDNGIPLPDVVSRLPYGSTQIADWWQANLGHPLHAASAMHGVNGEKFIAFGRLFGTKLAHALLEFGFMLVTLFVILRAGHKLSGALLQGARRAFGADGAQLIERMVGAVNGTVTGLVVVGLGEGALLGIAYALAGVPHAALLGLVTAVAAMLPFCAPVVFCGAALWLFVQGATTWAVVVAVTGFVVVFVAEHFVRPVLIGGSARLPFLLVLFGILGGAETFGLIGLFVGPALMTVLTMLWTEWVA; encoded by the coding sequence ATGCGCGCACACGCTTCGCCGTCTCACGAAGATTCCGCCGCGCGGCCGCGCGCGCAGCGGATTGCCCGCGCCGTGCTGTACACGGCCTTGCTGCTGCTCGCGCTGTGGGTGATTCGCGCGTTCATTCCAGCCATCGCGTGGGCATGCGTGATCGCCATCGCGATGTGGCCGCTGCTGAAGCGCTTCGAATCGCACCGGCTGTTTCGCAACCGCCCGACGATCGTCGCGACCGTCATCACGGTCGCGATCTCGCTGCTGGTCGTGCTGCCGGTGGCCCTCGCGCTGACCCAGGCGATCGCGCAGGCGCACGACATGCGCGTATGGCTGCGCACGATCCAGGACAACGGCATTCCGCTGCCGGACGTCGTCAGCCGGCTGCCATACGGGTCGACGCAGATCGCCGACTGGTGGCAGGCCAATCTCGGCCATCCGCTGCATGCGGCGTCGGCGATGCACGGCGTCAACGGCGAGAAGTTCATCGCATTCGGCCGGCTGTTCGGCACGAAGCTCGCGCATGCGCTGCTCGAATTCGGCTTCATGCTGGTCACGCTGTTCGTGATCCTGCGCGCCGGTCACAAGCTGTCGGGCGCATTGCTGCAGGGCGCGCGGCGTGCCTTCGGCGCGGACGGCGCGCAGCTGATCGAACGGATGGTCGGGGCCGTGAACGGCACGGTGACGGGGCTCGTCGTCGTCGGGCTCGGCGAAGGCGCGCTGCTCGGCATCGCATATGCGCTGGCGGGCGTGCCGCACGCGGCGCTGCTCGGCCTCGTCACGGCGGTCGCCGCGATGCTGCCGTTCTGCGCGCCGGTCGTGTTCTGCGGCGCCGCGCTGTGGCTGTTCGTGCAGGGCGCGACGACCTGGGCGGTCGTGGTCGCCGTGACCGGTTTCGTGGTCGTGTTCGTCGCCGAGCATTTCGTGCGTCCGGTGCTGATCGGCGGCTCGGCGCGGCTGCCGTTCCTGCTCGTGCTGTTCGGCATTCTCGGCGGCGCGGAGACGTTCGGGCTGATCGGGCTGTTCGTCGGCCCCGCGCTGATGACGGTGCTGACGATGCTGTGGACCGAATGGGTCGCGTAA